A section of the Leptospira kobayashii genome encodes:
- a CDS encoding type II toxin-antitoxin system RelE/ParE family toxin, with the protein MAYKIQLLEPAEEFLTNLESKLKAKSFRTIELLRDFGPELREPFSKKIQSINDLFELRVKQGSNICRFFYFFERDKIVIITSGYVKKDQKTNKDQLTKAQKLMNSFKGEK; encoded by the coding sequence ATGGCTTATAAAATTCAGCTTTTAGAACCTGCTGAAGAATTTCTTACTAATTTAGAAAGTAAGTTAAAAGCTAAATCTTTTAGAACTATCGAATTATTAAGAGATTTTGGACCTGAATTAAGAGAACCTTTTTCCAAAAAAATTCAGAGCATTAATGATTTATTTGAATTAAGGGTTAAACAAGGATCCAATATTTGCAGATTCTTTTACTTTTTCGAAAGGGATAAAATTGTTATCATTACATCTGGGTATGTTAAGAAAGATCAAAAGACAAATAAAGATCAGTTAACAAAAGCGCAGAAGTTAATGAATTCTTTTAAGGGAGAAAAATGA
- a CDS encoding DUF6364 family protein, with the protein MNTKLTLSLDDKIIKQAKEFAKQRNKSLSKLIEDYLGGISSKIPSNEENIPPVTKKLAGILKGKKDINIKNDISSFLEKKYK; encoded by the coding sequence ATGAATACAAAACTAACCCTTTCACTCGACGATAAAATAATCAAACAAGCTAAGGAATTTGCTAAGCAAAGAAATAAAAGCTTATCCAAACTCATAGAAGACTATTTAGGAGGAATTTCCTCTAAAATTCCTTCGAATGAGGAGAATATTCCTCCTGTTACTAAAAAATTAGCAGGAATTTTGAAAGGTAAAAAAGATATTAATATTAAAAATGATATTTCTAGTTTTCTTGAGAAAAAGTATAAATGA
- a CDS encoding SH3 domain-containing protein translates to MKKTNIMYILLLLGFVQSLKSQNVYIFGENVNLRENADEKSKSFKKISGKVNATLLGNFENNNSDYRIWSKIRLEDNLEGYVYSDFIYDSSINTPQINTIYPEIEFKYSDNNIILINKVNKAEIETLSTTKKIKYLNRTDQINQYLLITYSITDYEYLGFIYDLSKKKIVFELPENTIDLMTCGLQSISPHNLFLILDTGTSQNRQKYIIEISTWKFFTLNNIHSNLEWVAPKTFVYFETPKKNETKLPIRKVDKNNDKLQYVLQEKRIWNNGRIFRTTKTRYVFEE, encoded by the coding sequence ATGAAAAAAACAAACATCATGTATATATTATTACTTTTAGGATTTGTTCAAAGCCTAAAAAGTCAAAATGTTTATATATTTGGAGAAAATGTCAATCTTCGCGAAAATGCAGATGAAAAATCAAAAAGTTTTAAAAAAATTAGCGGAAAAGTCAACGCTACCCTTTTAGGAAACTTTGAAAATAATAACTCAGATTACAGAATTTGGTCAAAGATTCGTTTAGAAGATAATTTGGAAGGCTATGTCTATTCTGATTTTATTTACGATTCATCAATAAATACACCTCAAATAAATACAATATACCCAGAAATTGAATTCAAATATTCTGATAACAATATAATTTTAATTAATAAAGTAAATAAAGCTGAAATTGAAACGCTATCCACTACGAAAAAAATTAAATATTTAAATCGCACCGATCAAATAAATCAATATTTATTAATAACATATAGCATTACTGATTATGAATATCTTGGGTTTATTTATGATCTTAGTAAAAAGAAAATCGTATTCGAGCTACCAGAGAACACAATTGATTTAATGACTTGCGGACTTCAATCGATATCTCCCCATAATTTATTTCTAATTTTAGATACCGGAACATCGCAAAATCGACAGAAATATATAATTGAAATTTCGACATGGAAATTTTTCACATTAAATAACATTCATTCTAACCTTGAGTGGGTCGCCCCAAAAACCTTTGTCTATTTTGAAACTCCCAAAAAAAATGAAACAAAGTTGCCCATTCGGAAAGTGGATAAAAATAATGATAAACTGCAATATGTTCTTCAAGAAAAAAGAATTTGGAATAATGGAAGGATTTTCAGAACAACAAAAACTAGATACGTCTTTGAGGAGTAA
- a CDS encoding type II toxin-antitoxin system HicB family antitoxin: protein MKDIIEYKGFLGSLHFDSDDEIFFGKIEGIEDLISFEGQSVKEIKKAFTESVNDYLELCKKAKKSPEKSFKGSFNVRISTDLHRRVYRKSLIEGISLNQLVQRALEKEIDTRAPHFS from the coding sequence ATGAAAGACATTATCGAATACAAAGGTTTCCTAGGATCTCTACATTTTGATTCGGATGATGAGATTTTTTTTGGGAAGATTGAAGGCATTGAAGATCTCATTTCTTTTGAAGGCCAGTCTGTTAAAGAAATCAAAAAAGCATTTACCGAGTCCGTTAATGATTACCTGGAATTATGCAAGAAAGCAAAAAAAAGTCCTGAAAAATCTTTCAAAGGATCATTCAATGTTAGAATTTCTACCGATTTACATAGACGTGTTTATCGCAAATCTTTAATTGAAGGGATTTCGCTTAATCAATTAGTTCAACGCGCTTTGGAAAAAGAAATAGATACTAGAGCGCCACACTTCAGCTAA
- a CDS encoding helix-turn-helix domain-containing protein produces the protein MVKQSNDKLFNSLVKGLNDAIDYSNGKNVHGVQAKIVSIPKLPTFKGKEIKSIRNKLHLTQTIFAQTLGVSEKTIEAWESGRNIPQGPAQRMLFVLKNNSNALDVLGVKYG, from the coding sequence ATGGTAAAACAAAGTAACGATAAATTATTCAATAGCCTTGTTAAAGGATTAAATGATGCCATTGATTACTCTAATGGGAAGAATGTTCATGGCGTTCAAGCTAAAATCGTTTCTATTCCAAAACTACCTACTTTTAAAGGAAAAGAAATTAAAAGCATCAGAAATAAATTACATTTAACTCAGACTATATTTGCTCAAACTCTTGGTGTTTCCGAGAAAACTATTGAAGCTTGGGAATCGGGAAGAAATATTCCACAAGGCCCTGCTCAAAGAATGTTATTCGTTCTTAAAAATAATTCAAATGCACTCGACGTCCTAGGTGTTAAATACGGTTAG
- a CDS encoding type II toxin-antitoxin system HicA family toxin, which yields MSKIDKLIARFKAKPKDFTYDELRKLLGALDYLEDNSGKSSGSRVAWVHSKTKHIIRLHKPHPQNILKAYQVAQILDELIAEGYIQ from the coding sequence GTGTCAAAAATTGATAAGCTAATTGCAAGGTTTAAGGCTAAACCAAAAGATTTTACTTATGATGAGCTGAGAAAATTACTAGGGGCATTAGATTATCTAGAAGACAATTCTGGAAAGTCTTCGGGGTCTAGGGTCGCATGGGTTCATTCAAAAACTAAGCACATAATAAGACTCCACAAGCCGCATCCTCAAAACATCCTTAAGGCTTACCAGGTTGCACAAATTTTAGACGAATTAATCGCGGAAGGTTATATCCAATGA
- a CDS encoding PIN domain-containing protein — protein MTYIKKIESWLREIEELLCNFISAIKIKEFRNDPYSGVTILIHPYSYDTALSIEQQKLQISIKRKFLEWKEHFNLLIEKVPLDLKKEALQSIEYIENQIELDSNWHTKSTPSGNVKEIKKHIEKIYNIIKLYDNIEATILIPDTNSLIIQQNLETYKTLAGEKITILLIPTVFSELDKLKIIHRDEEFRKKVNKIINQIKGYRTQGNLGDGVTVSKTITVKIVAKEPNFKNTLSWLDKENNDDRIIASVLEYQIENPSNNIYLITADINLQNKAELAKIPFFEPPEP, from the coding sequence ATGACATACATCAAAAAAATAGAATCCTGGTTAAGAGAAATCGAAGAACTTCTTTGCAATTTTATTTCAGCAATAAAAATAAAAGAATTTCGAAATGATCCATACTCAGGCGTTACAATTTTAATACACCCTTACTCCTACGATACAGCACTAAGTATCGAGCAACAAAAACTACAAATCTCCATAAAGAGAAAATTTCTTGAATGGAAAGAACATTTCAATTTATTAATTGAAAAAGTTCCTCTTGATTTAAAAAAAGAAGCATTACAATCTATTGAATATATAGAAAATCAAATTGAACTAGATTCAAATTGGCATACAAAGTCTACACCTTCGGGAAACGTAAAAGAAATTAAAAAGCATATAGAGAAAATTTATAACATAATAAAACTATATGACAATATTGAAGCAACTATTCTAATTCCAGATACAAATTCACTTATCATCCAACAAAACTTAGAAACATATAAAACCCTGGCAGGAGAAAAAATAACTATTTTATTGATTCCTACTGTATTCTCAGAGCTTGATAAACTGAAAATAATTCATCGAGATGAAGAATTTAGAAAAAAAGTAAATAAGATAATAAACCAAATTAAAGGGTATAGAACTCAAGGAAATTTAGGCGATGGGGTAACAGTTTCTAAAACGATTACAGTCAAAATAGTTGCGAAGGAGCCCAATTTCAAAAACACTTTATCTTGGTTAGATAAAGAAAACAATGATGATCGAATAATAGCAAGTGTTCTTGAATACCAAATAGAAAATCCTTCCAATAATATTTATTTAATAACTGCCGATATAAATTTACAGAACAAAGCTGAATTGGCTAAAATTCCATTTTTTGAACCGCCAGAACCTTGA
- a CDS encoding type II toxin-antitoxin system VapC family toxin: MIQSVYLDSDIIIDYLYAREPFFQESVELISLIEKKKIKGSISSLIIWNIFYILAKYTNQKTARELIKDFRTVIDIIPIDEKIIDQGLDSSIKDFEDSIQYFAAKSKKIKYIITRNKKDYPNGEIKPLSPKEFLTIFKDLN, from the coding sequence ATGATTCAAAGTGTATATCTCGATTCAGATATCATTATTGATTATTTATATGCCAGAGAACCTTTCTTTCAAGAATCTGTAGAACTGATTTCTCTAATAGAAAAAAAGAAAATTAAAGGCTCTATTTCATCTCTTATTATTTGGAACATTTTCTATATACTTGCAAAGTATACCAATCAAAAAACCGCCAGAGAACTAATTAAAGACTTTAGAACTGTCATAGATATAATTCCAATTGATGAAAAAATAATTGATCAAGGATTGGATTCTTCTATAAAAGATTTTGAAGATTCAATTCAATATTTTGCAGCCAAATCAAAGAAAATAAAATATATCATTACTAGAAATAAAAAAGATTACCCCAATGGCGAAATTAAACCATTAAGTCCCAAAGAATTTTTAACAATTTTTAAAGATTTAAACTAG
- a CDS encoding DUF5677 domain-containing protein: protein MLDYENLDKNYNETFRTLLIIFTKVLGLKNITSYDWNIETNETIRNGLIQDFYSRFAVISRLIKATDKNENKIQETISSIHTLNRSLLEILLTYKYIFTESENSIELENLRCKLYIRDGLQTRQGFPTWQPEIQSKKELEKNEIKLMEDQIENHLQNLGISEKKENLFKRWKPNYSDLVNNSNFGEYWKATIYKYLSGHSHSLFSGLIQSIENNRQNNGDFLIINVAVYSHVISSVFINDLITKQNKIMINLEENEEELLLFFLKLAQR from the coding sequence ATGCTAGACTACGAAAACTTAGACAAAAATTATAATGAAACTTTTCGAACACTTCTAATAATCTTCACTAAAGTATTAGGTCTGAAAAATATTACATCTTACGATTGGAATATTGAAACTAATGAAACAATTAGAAATGGGTTAATACAAGATTTTTATAGTAGATTTGCAGTAATATCTAGATTAATAAAAGCAACAGACAAGAATGAAAATAAAATTCAGGAAACTATCTCATCAATCCATACTTTAAATAGATCATTACTGGAAATATTATTAACTTATAAATATATTTTCACTGAATCAGAAAATTCCATTGAGCTTGAAAATTTGAGATGTAAATTATATATCCGAGATGGTTTGCAAACACGGCAAGGCTTTCCGACATGGCAGCCAGAAATCCAAAGCAAAAAAGAACTAGAAAAGAATGAGATAAAGTTAATGGAAGATCAAATTGAAAACCATTTGCAAAACTTAGGAATTTCAGAGAAAAAAGAAAATTTATTTAAACGATGGAAACCGAATTATTCCGATTTGGTAAATAATTCGAATTTTGGTGAATATTGGAAGGCGACTATTTATAAATATTTATCTGGACATAGCCATTCTCTATTTTCTGGATTAATACAATCTATTGAGAATAATAGACAAAATAACGGTGATTTTTTAATTATTAATGTCGCTGTTTATAGTCATGTAATATCATCCGTTTTTATCAATGACCTTATAACTAAACAAAACAAAATAATGATTAATTTAGAAGAAAATGAAGAAGAATTACTATTATTTTTCTTGAAACTAGCCCAACGTTAA
- a CDS encoding helix-turn-helix domain-containing protein, protein MKLKTKDFDSLLKKELKNKVFKSEYEALTNEFTLAKEIIKLRKKRNLTQKDLAERIGTSQPAIARIESGNYKNLSLSFINRLAKALDAEPIIHLKSKSA, encoded by the coding sequence ATGAAACTTAAAACTAAAGATTTTGATTCTCTTTTAAAAAAAGAATTAAAAAATAAAGTGTTTAAAAGTGAATATGAGGCTCTTACAAATGAATTTACTCTGGCAAAAGAAATTATTAAATTAAGAAAAAAAAGAAATTTAACACAAAAGGATTTAGCAGAAAGAATTGGAACTTCTCAACCTGCAATTGCTAGAATAGAATCAGGTAATTACAAGAATCTTTCTCTTTCATTTATTAATAGATTAGCTAAAGCACTAGATGCTGAGCCAATAATTCATTTAAAAAGCAAAAGTGCTTAA